In Dermacentor silvarum isolate Dsil-2018 chromosome 2, BIME_Dsil_1.4, whole genome shotgun sequence, the following proteins share a genomic window:
- the LOC119441129 gene encoding 5-hydroxytryptamine receptor 2B, with protein MSTRAAAVTTEWPAVLVGANPHYASVLVDGADSGRQDNWSNAQPDPWATNDTSSMQANLSQSWHENLPVVITVSLLLCLVIIATVIGNIFVIAAIIWERNLRTVSNYLVLSLAVADLMVACLVMPLGAVYEVTREWRMPPELCDVWTCCDVLCCTASILHLLAIAVDRYWAVTIVDYMRQRDVRKVGIMIFLVWSVAFVVSIAPIFGWKDKDSRSRVLHEKKCLVSQDAAYQVFATCSSFYVPLIMILLLYWRIFKVARQRIRHKPGAKAVLIVHKEPSTSSAVASNENTPQHNTTTMSSPAHNSSNQSSPSNGMNKAMHGGIGRLLVLTKREKKHVEESLESRRERKAAKTVAIITGVFVMCWLPFFVMALVMPLCETCDPGKLVFSFFLWLGYANSMINPIIYTIFSPDFRNAFNRILCGKKPAMR; from the coding sequence ATGAGTACCAGGGCCGCAGCTGTCACCACTGAGTGGCCGGCGGTGCTGGTCGGTGCCAACCCGCACTACGCCAGCGTCCTCGTCGATGGTGCCGACAGTGGCCGCCAGGACAACTGGAGCAACGCTCAGCCAGACCCATGGGCAACAAACGACACGAGCAGCATGCAAGCCAATCTGAGCCAGTCCTGGCATGAGAACCTTCCGGTCGTAATCACCGTCTCCTTGCTGCTCTGCCTAGTGATCATCGCCACTGTAATCGGCAACATCTTCGTCATCGCGGCCATCATCTGGGAGCGCAACCTGCGCACCGTTAGTAACTATTTGGTGCTCTCATTGGCTGTTGCGGACTTGATGGTGGCTTGTCTGGTCATGCCACTGGGCGCGGTGTACGAGGTGACGCGAGAATGGAGAATGCCACCCGAGCTGTGCGACGTGTGGACGTGCTGCGACGTACTGTGCTGCACCGCGTCCATCCTGCACCTGCTAGCCATCGCCGTGGACCGCTACTGGGCGGTGACCATCGTGGACTACATGCGGCAGCGGGACGTCCGGAAGGTGGGCATCATGATTTTCCTTGTGTGGAGCGTGGCCTTCGTGGTGTCCATAGCACCAATCTTCGGCTGGAAGGACAAGGACTCGCGCAGCCGTGTCCTGCACGAGAAGAAGTGCCTGGTGAGCCAGGACGCCGCGTACCAGGTGTTTGCCACCTGCTCCAGCTTCTACGTGCCGCTCATTATGATTCTCCTGCTTTACTGGCGCATCTTTAAGGTGGCGCGCCAGCGGATTCGCCACAAGCCGGGTGCCAAAGCTGTGCTCATCGTTCACAAGGAACCATCGACGTCATCGGCCGTGGCGTCCAACGAGAACACACCGCAGCACAACACTACGACCATGAGCTCGCCTGCCCACAACAGCAGTAATCAGTCGTCGCCCAGCAACGGCATGAACAAAGCCATGCACGGAGGCATCGGCCGACTACTCGTGCTCACAAAACGCGAGAAGAAGCACGTCGAGGAGTCGCTCGAATCCCGGCGCGAGCGCAAGGCAGCCAAGACAGTGGCCATCATCACGGGCGTGTTCGTCATGTGCTGGCTGCCCTTTTTTGTCATGGCGCTAGTCATGCCACTATGCGAGACGTGCGACCCGGGAAAGCTGGTGTTCAGTTTCTTCTTGTGGCTGGGCTACGCGAACTCGATGATAAACCCGATAATATACACCATATTCAGTCCCGACTTTCGGAACGCCTTTAATAGAATACTGTGCGGCAAGAAGCCCGCCATGAGATGA